One segment of Choristoneura fumiferana chromosome 26, NRCan_CFum_1, whole genome shotgun sequence DNA contains the following:
- the LOC141442800 gene encoding larval cuticle protein LCP-17-like: MAFQTQGGIYHEQRGSLQGSNSGAEPALVVEGQYQYTAPDGQVINVVYKADENGGFQATGDHIPTPPPIPLAIQRALAYLATKPPSENDY, from the exons AGGGCGGCATCTACCACGAGCAGCGCGGCTCGCTGCAGGGCTCCAACAGCGGCGCGGAGCCCGCGCTCGTGGTCGAGGGACAATACCAGTACACCGCCCCCGACGGACAG GTCATAAACGTTGTCTACAAAGCGGACGAAAACGGCGGTTTCCAGGCGACCGGTGACCACATCCCCACCCCGCCCCCCATCCCTCTGGCGATCCAGCGCGCCCTCGCCTACCTCGCGACTAAACCGCCATCTGAGAACGACTACTAG
- the LOC141442796 gene encoding uncharacterized protein gives MSVEENPLYLDICHQLDAFCKRVEDKVDKDQQQLKARKKNTELEEKLAQEIKKNMELTQQLSELSSRCSELDRLCAMFPAQLTISDNDQARLDKAKARYEIAKELTGVRFDYSAPPTVAKGFVKSESRKLLQPFSLPGDASAALWALAATVAAPEWRLGDKENCAPTN, from the exons ATGAGTGTCGAAGAGAATCCCTTGTACTTAGATATATGTCACCAACTAGACGCGTTTTGTAAACGCGTCGAAG ataaaGTAGACAAGGATCAGCAACAGCTAAAAGCACGTAAGAAAAACACTGAACTTGAAGAGAAATTAGCAcaagaaattaagaaaaat ATGGAGTTGACTCAGCAGCTGTCAGAGCTGTCAAGCCGGTGCTCAGAGCTGGACAGACTCTGCGCCATGTTCCCGGCGCAGCTCACTATCTCGGACAATGACCAGGCCCGTCTTGATAAAGCCAA GGCGAGGTATGAAATAGCTAAGGAGCTGACGGGCGTCCGGTTTGATTACAGCGCGCCCCCTACCGTCGCCAAAGGCT TCGTCAAGAGCGAATCCCGCAAGCTGCTGCAACCCTTCAGTCTCCCCGGAGACGCCAGCGCCGCCCTGTGGGCGCTCGCGGCGACAGTGGCGGCGCCCGAGTGGCGGCTTGGGGACAAAGAGAACTGCGCGCCCACCAACTGA